One part of the Caproiciproducens sp. CPB-2 genome encodes these proteins:
- a CDS encoding family 1 encapsulin nanocompartment shell protein, with protein sequence MSYLSRENAPIGSDLWKKIDSEVISAARSALTGRKFLHIYGPLGIGAESIRVDDSQSADEAEADGLITAKGRNYVQIPTLYEDFALLAKDLESDGKTGYPTDLSGAAYAAETCARKEDRLIFFGSEANGYEGLLTASGIHRIKRSDWAADENAFSDLAAGLEWFTANGIYGAYALIVSPDLFLKLQRIQPGTGLLEIERISRLLKGNVFTSPVLGAEKAVLVCSEPRYMDLVIGQDLAAAYLEQKDLNHRFRVLETVLPRIRRKEAVVAFE encoded by the coding sequence ATGAGTTACTTATCCAGAGAAAATGCTCCGATCGGATCGGACCTATGGAAAAAAATCGACTCCGAGGTAATCAGTGCGGCACGCTCCGCGCTGACGGGAAGAAAATTTCTACATATCTACGGCCCGCTGGGAATCGGAGCGGAAAGCATCCGGGTGGACGATTCCCAATCGGCTGACGAAGCCGAGGCGGACGGCCTGATTACCGCGAAGGGCAGAAACTACGTTCAAATCCCCACGCTGTACGAGGACTTTGCCCTTTTAGCGAAAGATTTGGAAAGCGACGGCAAGACCGGTTACCCGACCGACCTTTCCGGCGCGGCTTATGCCGCGGAAACCTGCGCGAGAAAGGAAGACCGCCTGATCTTTTTCGGCAGCGAAGCAAACGGATACGAGGGGCTGCTGACGGCGTCCGGAATCCACAGGATCAAACGGTCGGACTGGGCCGCCGATGAAAACGCGTTTTCCGACCTTGCCGCCGGCCTGGAATGGTTCACGGCAAACGGCATTTACGGCGCCTACGCGCTGATCGTCAGCCCGGACCTTTTCCTGAAGCTGCAGCGGATTCAGCCGGGAACCGGTCTGCTGGAAATCGAGCGGATCAGTCGGCTGTTAAAAGGCAATGTGTTCACCTCGCCGGTGCTCGGCGCTGAAAAAGCGGTTCTCGTCTGCTCCGAACCCAGATACATGGACCTGGTCATCGGACAGGATCTGGCGGCCGCCTATCTGGAGCAAAAGGACCTGAACCATCGTTTCCGCGTTCTTGAGACGGTGCTGCCGCGCATCAGGCGCAAAGAAGCCGTCGTGGCTTTTGAATAA
- a CDS encoding demethoxyubiquinone hydroxylase family protein, with amino-acid sequence MPAFANPFQGNVERKLTKEELIQAIRLDIAGELEAIYLYDAHVQATDNVMAKEVIGDIRDEEKAHVGELMTLLRNLDPKEAEWFASGESEVKEMLEGLGLSGPPAQQNAETHAELTVGGLLNQ; translated from the coding sequence ATGCCAGCTTTTGCAAATCCCTTTCAGGGAAATGTCGAACGGAAATTGACAAAGGAGGAGCTGATCCAGGCAATCCGGCTGGATATCGCCGGTGAACTGGAGGCGATCTACCTTTACGACGCACATGTGCAGGCCACGGACAATGTAATGGCCAAGGAAGTGATCGGCGATATACGCGACGAGGAAAAAGCGCACGTCGGGGAATTGATGACGCTGCTGCGGAACCTCGACCCGAAAGAGGCCGAATGGTTCGCTTCCGGGGAATCGGAGGTAAAAGAAATGCTGGAGGGACTCGGCCTTTCCGGTCCGCCCGCACAACAGAACGCCGAAACACACGCAGAGCTTACCGTAGGCGGCCTGCTTAACCAATAG
- a CDS encoding response regulator — MKKIRIVVVDDSPFSVAMLTNTLTSRGFLVEGSANSLEEAVEAVSRLKPDLVTMDMTMPGADGIECTQAIRAVDPDVKVIIVSSMMDDEIVRRAQKAGISGYVQKPVDEEELCLAIQRAMSDDELFVQLDGLYYNVFREALSDTFNRFFKSVPDFQEKQTTKEEQVSRGMSVVMGIIGKYGGRMILDMSEVTAGNIAKFLLKKEEPTKEQMINVMGELPNIIAGNACSLMNKNNSLFGLRVAPPTIVYGECIKISKSVLDTVSSARAATDFGEVYFNVGFNRGVN; from the coding sequence GTGAAAAAAATCAGAATTGTAGTGGTTGACGACTCCCCTTTCTCGGTTGCCATGCTGACCAACACCCTTACTTCCAGAGGATTTCTTGTCGAAGGAAGCGCCAATTCCCTGGAGGAAGCCGTAGAGGCGGTTTCCAGGCTGAAACCGGACCTTGTTACAATGGACATGACGATGCCGGGCGCGGATGGGATTGAATGTACGCAGGCGATCCGCGCGGTTGACCCCGATGTAAAAGTAATCATTGTAAGCTCCATGATGGATGACGAAATTGTACGTAGGGCGCAGAAGGCGGGAATATCCGGTTATGTGCAAAAGCCCGTGGATGAAGAGGAGCTTTGTCTGGCGATTCAGAGGGCAATGTCCGACGACGAGCTGTTCGTACAGCTTGACGGCCTGTATTACAATGTGTTTCGGGAAGCGCTGTCCGATACGTTCAATCGGTTTTTCAAATCCGTTCCCGACTTTCAGGAAAAGCAAACCACCAAAGAAGAACAGGTTTCGAGGGGCATGTCGGTTGTCATGGGGATTATCGGCAAGTATGGCGGCAGGATGATCCTGGACATGTCCGAGGTCACCGCCGGGAACATAGCAAAATTTCTGCTGAAAAAAGAGGAGCCGACAAAGGAGCAGATGATCAATGTGATGGGGGAGCTTCCCAATATTATCGCCGGCAACGCCTGTTCGCTGATGAATAAAAACAATTCGCTTTTCGGACTGCGCGTAGCGCCCCCGACGATTGTTTACGGTGAATGTATTAAAATATCCAAATCGGTGCTGGATACGGTTTCTTCCGCGAGGGCGGCGACCGATTTCGGGGAAGTCTATTTCAATGTAGGGTTTAACAGGGGCGTGAACTGA
- a CDS encoding chemotaxis protein CheX produces the protein MNKDYTESFSTAFLNVMPQLGIPDVQYKGETECGRLIRSPGIVVIVGITGDLHGNVYFTMQEDCANSIASAMMGGMEVSRFDEMVQSAVSELSNMLAATACTDLSGKGIRADISTPTLIHGDFTADTSLKQAACLEMLAGEFLLGICLSLEKK, from the coding sequence ATGAATAAAGATTATACAGAATCGTTTTCCACTGCTTTTCTAAATGTAATGCCACAGCTCGGAATACCGGACGTTCAGTATAAAGGGGAAACGGAATGCGGCCGTTTGATCCGTTCCCCCGGTATCGTAGTGATAGTCGGTATTACGGGCGACCTTCACGGAAACGTGTATTTTACCATGCAGGAGGACTGCGCGAATTCGATCGCTTCCGCCATGATGGGCGGGATGGAGGTTTCCCGGTTCGATGAAATGGTGCAGAGCGCGGTGTCCGAGCTCAGCAATATGCTCGCCGCGACGGCCTGTACGGATCTGTCCGGGAAGGGAATCCGGGCCGACATTTCCACGCCGACGCTGATACACGGCGATTTTACGGCGGATACAAGCCTGAAACAGGCCGCCTGCCTTGAAATGCTGGCGGGGGAATTTTTGCTCGGCATCTGCCTCTCACTGGAAAAGAAATAA
- a CDS encoding M20/M25/M40 family metallo-hydrolase: MLNETIYQNFLELCGVPSVSETDGEWKMAEKIAAMLKEIPYFHSRPHQVRFCPVPGDPCRRSFVYALLEGGIKSEKTVVLLSHFDVVGVEEFGVLKGFAFDPAAYTHYLRTHPEVRLPEEAKRDLKSGDYLFGRGTMDMKFGIAADLEMLRRAGEHLTDFEGNLLFLSVPDEEANSAGMLAAVELLLSMKREKRLDYRCCLVSEPHFPKYPGDGGKYLYTGTVGKLLPAFYCVGRETHACEPFAGLNPNLLTSKIIERVDSNPELCDFAGGTHVPPPVCLKQADVRTAYSVQTPPAAYAYFNYMTLTQTPAQVMERMIQAAEDAFSAALEDIRNNAGKYARITGNPVPLPSVEPKVVSFQELYDCCLKARGREFDRHMKEYIHKLQTENLGADLRDLSVAAVREAHTFYPYRGPMVIVFYAPPFYPHSDLPSPDSRAAETAGYLVETARTQYGETLLTEPFFPGLSDMSYLGLSARIDVAGLTKDFPVWGSGYRIPLETIAQLNIPFLNVGPHGRDAHQFTERLCLSYSFEKAVPLIWAAVRHLLA, from the coding sequence ATGCTGAATGAGACAATTTATCAAAATTTTTTGGAATTATGCGGGGTGCCGAGCGTTTCGGAAACCGACGGCGAATGGAAGATGGCTGAAAAAATCGCTGCGATGCTGAAAGAAATTCCGTATTTTCATTCCCGTCCGCACCAGGTTCGGTTCTGCCCGGTGCCGGGTGACCCTTGCCGCAGAAGCTTTGTGTACGCGCTTCTTGAGGGTGGGATAAAGAGCGAAAAAACGGTGGTTCTGCTCAGCCATTTTGATGTTGTGGGCGTTGAAGAATTCGGGGTACTGAAAGGATTTGCCTTTGACCCGGCGGCTTATACGCATTATTTAAGGACCCATCCCGAGGTGCGGCTGCCCGAAGAAGCGAAAAGGGATCTGAAATCCGGCGATTATTTATTCGGCAGGGGAACCATGGACATGAAGTTCGGCATTGCGGCCGATCTGGAAATGCTGAGAAGGGCCGGGGAGCATCTGACTGATTTTGAGGGAAATCTGCTGTTCCTTTCCGTCCCGGATGAAGAAGCAAATTCAGCCGGTATGCTGGCCGCGGTGGAACTGCTTTTGTCCATGAAAAGGGAAAAACGGCTGGATTACCGCTGCTGCCTCGTGTCCGAGCCCCATTTTCCAAAATATCCGGGGGATGGGGGAAAGTATCTTTATACCGGAACGGTGGGAAAGCTGCTTCCGGCATTCTACTGCGTCGGCAGGGAAACGCACGCCTGTGAGCCGTTCGCGGGCTTAAACCCCAACCTTCTGACCTCCAAAATCATCGAAAGGGTGGACTCGAACCCGGAGCTGTGCGATTTTGCCGGGGGGACACATGTTCCGCCGCCGGTTTGCTTAAAGCAGGCGGATGTCAGAACGGCCTATTCCGTACAGACGCCGCCCGCGGCGTATGCGTATTTCAACTACATGACCCTGACGCAGACGCCCGCACAGGTGATGGAGCGCATGATCCAAGCGGCGGAGGACGCCTTTTCCGCAGCTCTGGAAGATATTCGGAATAACGCCGGAAAATACGCGCGGATCACCGGGAACCCCGTCCCATTGCCTTCCGTGGAACCAAAGGTGGTTTCCTTTCAGGAACTGTACGACTGCTGCCTGAAAGCGCGCGGGCGGGAATTTGACCGGCATATGAAGGAATATATTCATAAGCTGCAGACGGAAAATCTCGGCGCGGACCTGAGGGACCTGTCGGTCGCGGCTGTCAGGGAGGCCCATACCTTTTACCCGTACCGGGGGCCGATGGTGATTGTTTTCTATGCGCCTCCGTTTTACCCGCACTCCGACCTTCCGTCTCCGGACAGCAGGGCGGCGGAAACGGCGGGGTATCTTGTGGAGACGGCCCGGACGCAGTACGGGGAAACCCTGCTGACGGAGCCGTTTTTTCCCGGGCTGTCCGACATGAGCTATCTGGGATTGTCCGCCCGGATTGACGTTGCCGGCCTGACGAAGGATTTTCCCGTATGGGGTTCCGGGTACCGGATCCCTTTGGAAACGATCGCACAGCTCAACATCCCGTTTCTGAACGTCGGGCCCCACGGCAGGGACGCACATCAATTTACGGAGAGGCTGTGCCTTTCCTACTCTTTTGAGAAAGCGGTGCCGCTGATCTGGGCCGCCGTCAGGCATTTGCTGGCTTAA
- a CDS encoding DUF2156 domain-containing protein: MLSFKPIEADNILALSKYFEYQQFRTCDYSIAGIFMWRKFFYSEYDIYENMLLFKVTYLNGAVAFTFPVGPGSVDGALTQLENYAREKDIPLYFCTVPLNALGVLEKRYGGRITHTENRDWFDYLYLCSDMQTFAGRRFSGQRNHINKFKKLYPDYRYVPIENGNIDRVIEFFGSYAQEHVKDNPIAKEESFRAKEILPYFERFGLCGGFIEVEGKIVAFSVGEIVGDTLFVHIEKALKEYEGSYQVMVKEFAVHEADERVTYINREEDIGDLGLRTSKLSYHPVHVLEKYFVTVEESAWK; this comes from the coding sequence ATGCTTTCATTCAAACCAATCGAAGCCGATAATATTTTGGCTTTATCCAAGTATTTCGAGTACCAGCAGTTCAGGACCTGCGACTATTCTATCGCAGGAATCTTTATGTGGAGGAAATTTTTCTACAGCGAGTATGATATCTATGAAAATATGTTGCTTTTCAAAGTTACATATCTGAACGGGGCGGTCGCGTTTACTTTCCCGGTCGGCCCCGGCTCCGTTGACGGTGCGCTGACGCAGCTGGAAAATTATGCAAGGGAAAAGGACATCCCCCTTTATTTTTGTACGGTGCCGCTGAACGCGCTCGGCGTACTGGAAAAAAGGTACGGCGGCAGAATTACCCACACGGAAAACCGCGACTGGTTCGACTATCTGTACCTGTGTTCCGACATGCAGACGTTTGCCGGAAGAAGGTTCAGCGGCCAGCGCAACCATATCAATAAGTTTAAAAAGCTGTATCCCGATTACCGCTATGTTCCTATTGAAAACGGAAATATTGACAGAGTGATCGAATTTTTCGGCAGCTATGCACAGGAGCACGTCAAGGACAACCCCATCGCCAAAGAAGAATCCTTCCGGGCGAAGGAAATCCTCCCGTATTTTGAGCGGTTCGGACTGTGCGGCGGCTTTATCGAGGTGGAGGGAAAAATCGTTGCCTTCTCCGTGGGGGAAATCGTGGGGGACACCCTGTTTGTCCATATTGAAAAAGCGCTGAAGGAATATGAAGGCTCTTATCAGGTAATGGTAAAGGAGTTTGCCGTACATGAGGCGGATGAGAGAGTGACTTATATTAACCGTGAGGAGGATATCGGCGACCTGGGGCTCAGGACCTCCAAGCTGTCCTATCACCCCGTTCACGTACTTGAAAAGTATTTCGTGACAGTGGAGGAATCCGCATGGAAATAA